A window of Cohnella herbarum contains these coding sequences:
- a CDS encoding methyl-accepting chemotaxis protein has translation MHLHSKNRLMFQLALGVVILSVITHAIYQNQSGHHGSNLEQYRWLTWTLFVLPLISIGLSAFGLFKGTVSRVPLYNTLTLTLSSISIIAGAGGRVEFHFSIFMVIAIIAYYESISLILISTAIFAVQHLGAGLFLPDVVFGDHEYSFSMVLVHALFLIFTSASTIVQIRSGKRYTAKLEEEKREKDRLIRETTEQVRETSVQLVQIVQALSRNAVKSLSSVEEVAEAIGEVNDYAGKQAISSNESAGAMEEMAVGIQRIAESSNRLADASVEMVERSEAGSESVLGAIDQLDRIKKSTLAVSEAAAILEANTQRIGGIAATITDISAQTNLLALNASIEAARAGEFGRGFGIVASEVRKLAEQSKQSAMQIASLIEQVQISTDVVVNRMADGVQEVERGSQIVKNAGHSFASILERAHSLSDRIGDISAASEQMSAGSEQVVASIDEISQSSGDIASRVQTVSSSSQEQRVSMEDITQSIRNVESLVQSLDKLVGQLSN, from the coding sequence TTGCATTTGCATTCTAAAAATAGGTTAATGTTCCAATTAGCGCTTGGGGTCGTGATTCTGTCCGTCATTACGCATGCGATCTATCAAAATCAGTCCGGACATCATGGATCGAACCTAGAACAGTATCGCTGGCTGACATGGACGCTGTTCGTACTACCGCTGATCTCGATCGGTTTAAGCGCGTTTGGATTGTTTAAAGGAACGGTTAGCCGGGTTCCGCTTTACAATACGCTAACCTTAACGCTCTCTAGCATATCGATCATTGCGGGGGCCGGAGGCAGGGTCGAGTTCCATTTCTCCATCTTCATGGTCATTGCCATAATCGCTTATTACGAAAGCATATCTCTGATCTTGATCTCGACGGCTATATTCGCGGTGCAACACTTGGGAGCCGGGTTGTTCTTGCCTGACGTCGTATTCGGAGATCATGAATATTCATTCTCGATGGTACTCGTCCATGCGCTCTTTCTTATTTTCACTTCGGCTTCCACGATTGTCCAAATTCGATCCGGTAAGCGATATACCGCGAAGTTGGAAGAAGAGAAAAGAGAGAAGGATCGGTTGATCCGCGAGACGACCGAGCAGGTACGCGAAACTTCGGTTCAGCTTGTTCAAATCGTTCAAGCGTTATCCCGTAACGCCGTTAAGTCTCTCTCCTCGGTGGAGGAGGTCGCGGAAGCGATCGGCGAGGTCAACGACTACGCGGGGAAACAGGCGATATCTTCTAACGAAAGCGCCGGAGCGATGGAAGAGATGGCTGTCGGCATTCAGCGGATAGCCGAATCGTCCAATCGGCTTGCCGATGCTTCGGTCGAGATGGTTGAGCGTTCCGAAGCAGGCAGCGAATCCGTGCTTGGCGCCATCGATCAGCTTGACCGCATCAAGAAATCCACGTTAGCGGTTTCCGAAGCCGCTGCCATACTTGAAGCCAATACGCAACGAATTGGCGGAATCGCCGCAACGATAACCGATATTTCCGCGCAGACGAACCTGCTGGCGTTGAACGCATCGATAGAAGCGGCTAGGGCGGGAGAGTTCGGTCGCGGATTCGGAATCGTCGCGTCGGAGGTTCGTAAGCTTGCCGAACAATCCAAGCAATCGGCCATGCAAATCGCAAGCTTAATCGAGCAGGTCCAGATTTCGACCGACGTGGTCGTCAATCGGATGGCGGATGGGGTGCAGGAGGTAGAGAGAGGGAGTCAGATCGTTAAGAATGCCGGTCATTCCTTCGCGTCTATACTGGAAAGGGCGCATTCCCTATCCGACCGGATCGGCGATATCTCCGCGGCATCCGAGCAAATGTCGGCCGGATCGGAGCAGGTCGTGGCGTCGATCGACGAAATATCGCAATCGTCGGGCGACATCGCTTCCAGGGTTCAAACCGTGTCTTCGTCCTCGCAAGAGCAGAGAGTGTCGATGGAGGACATTACTCAATCCATCCGCAATGTGGAGTCGCTTGTCCAATCGTTGGACAAGCTTGTCGGGCAGTTATCCAATTAG
- a CDS encoding Ig-like domain-containing protein — MRKIIAGMLVMLMLISSPITALGASNLSTEQKFEVLKQKNIFTGFADGSSRLYDTMSREQLAAVLFRLLELPAQSSSPSYDDVLKTRWSYQEIETVTRTGLMNGTKKRIFSPGSNVTVEQLAAIFIRSYGVSEGGGTPVTGKVSKWARGVVSMALDRQLIPQLSDYTVDATRGLLVDAAYALYEDAHIDPLLVRSVEQTSNQSVRVNLLQWTNQTDNVTDKDRFTLKDAYGSIRTVYQATLSQDGMSIVLWTDRQVGNLLHLLTIDGNTWSYTSAPDDTTKPQIISQPVKLPNRAYEITFSEPVEMTSATNSSNYQFSNGLKLTSLQLSQDLRKVTFTTSEQSDGRNYQLTVRNVRDIAGNVMDTRNDLTILGSNDSSKPKITEVKIDSNTALITVKFNEKVDPQYAVQTNRYAIDKGLAVVQAILDNEGKTVTLRTTPQQDAIVYTLTVSGIPDIAGNVMDTSTNWKFGAVANPVVQAKLQSIVAINKNTLEITFNRALSDSDANNVKLSELKDNNSGVSMTEWKSFVQRKPESDRAVTIQFRNKSSNPELFRSGHVYAARVTGVAALDTSNNADVAEFAGTSVENLLPFVTQVIVLDRKSVKVMFSEPVRNVDEAAFQIRDADGRNVDIDYDELNDKGRIVSEVTLRLDDDLEGNRRYGMAFRKDVITDAAQWNGLKTADGDQPYIVPFNT, encoded by the coding sequence ATGAGGAAAATCATTGCGGGTATGCTCGTTATGCTGATGCTGATAAGCAGTCCGATTACAGCCTTGGGAGCATCGAATTTATCGACTGAACAGAAGTTCGAGGTGCTTAAACAGAAAAATATTTTTACCGGCTTTGCGGATGGCAGCTCGCGGTTATACGATACGATGTCGCGGGAGCAGTTGGCCGCCGTGTTGTTTCGCTTGCTGGAGCTTCCCGCGCAAAGTTCGTCGCCGAGCTATGACGATGTGTTGAAGACGCGTTGGTCCTATCAAGAAATCGAGACGGTTACCCGCACCGGCTTAATGAACGGTACGAAAAAAAGAATCTTCTCGCCGGGGAGCAACGTGACGGTAGAGCAGTTAGCCGCGATTTTCATTAGAAGCTACGGGGTATCCGAAGGCGGAGGAACTCCGGTGACCGGCAAAGTGTCGAAATGGGCGCGAGGCGTCGTCAGCATGGCCTTGGATCGGCAACTTATTCCGCAACTGAGCGACTATACCGTCGACGCGACGCGGGGACTATTGGTCGATGCGGCTTATGCCCTGTATGAGGACGCGCATATCGATCCGCTGCTCGTTCGCTCGGTAGAACAAACCTCTAATCAATCCGTCAGGGTGAACTTGCTGCAGTGGACGAATCAGACGGATAACGTCACGGACAAAGATCGTTTTACGTTGAAAGACGCATACGGCAGCATTCGCACCGTTTATCAAGCCACTTTAAGCCAAGACGGAATGTCTATCGTTTTATGGACGGATCGCCAGGTCGGGAACCTGCTTCACTTGCTAACGATTGACGGGAATACGTGGAGTTACACGTCCGCGCCGGATGATACGACAAAGCCCCAAATTATCTCGCAGCCGGTCAAACTGCCTAACCGGGCGTACGAAATTACGTTCTCCGAGCCCGTCGAGATGACTTCCGCGACGAATTCGTCCAACTATCAATTCAGCAACGGGTTGAAGCTGACATCTCTGCAGCTTTCGCAGGATCTGCGCAAAGTGACTTTCACGACTTCGGAGCAATCGGACGGAAGAAACTATCAGCTTACGGTTCGGAACGTCAGGGACATCGCCGGAAACGTGATGGACACGAGAAACGACCTAACGATCTTGGGCAGCAACGATAGCTCTAAGCCGAAAATAACCGAAGTGAAGATCGATTCGAATACCGCGCTCATCACCGTTAAATTCAACGAAAAAGTCGACCCGCAATATGCCGTACAAACGAATCGTTACGCGATAGATAAAGGCTTGGCGGTCGTTCAAGCGATACTGGATAACGAGGGGAAAACCGTCACGCTCAGAACGACGCCTCAGCAAGATGCAATCGTATATACGCTGACGGTAAGCGGCATTCCCGATATTGCCGGTAACGTCATGGATACGTCGACGAACTGGAAATTCGGAGCGGTTGCCAACCCCGTCGTTCAGGCGAAGTTGCAAAGCATAGTCGCAATAAACAAAAACACTCTGGAGATTACCTTCAATAGAGCTTTATCCGATTCCGACGCGAATAACGTGAAATTAAGCGAACTGAAGGATAATAATTCAGGGGTATCGATGACGGAGTGGAAATCGTTCGTCCAAAGAAAGCCGGAAAGCGACCGGGCGGTTACGATCCAATTCCGCAACAAATCGAGCAATCCCGAGCTGTTCCGCAGCGGTCATGTCTATGCTGCCCGAGTAACGGGCGTCGCCGCGTTGGATACTTCCAACAATGCGGACGTTGCCGAATTCGCGGGTACTTCCGTGGAAAACTTGCTGCCATTCGTTACGCAGGTCATCGTGCTTGACCGTAAATCGGTCAAAGTCATGTTCAGCGAGCCTGTCCGGAACGTGGATGAAGCGGCTTTCCAAATTCGCGACGCGGATGGCCGCAACGTAGACATCGATTATGACGAGCTTAACGATAAAGGGAGGATCGTCAGCGAGGTCACGTTAAGACTCGATGACGATCTGGAAGGCAACAGGAGATATGGGATGGCCTTTAGGAAAGACGTCATTACCGATGCCGCGCAATGGAACGGATTAAAGACGGCGGATGGTGATCAACCTTACATCGTGCCTTTCAACACCTAG
- a CDS encoding FAD-binding protein, with translation MQNDRNWAGNYRYSASELHVPESIERIKELVAGSRRIKVLGTRHSFNGIADCTDSLLSLQKFNRVIELDRNNNTVTVEAGIRYGELSQYLHGYGYALHNLASLPHITVAGACATATHGSGDRNGNLATAVHSLQVVTANGETAEFSRELHNGDIAGAIVGLGGLGVVTQMTLEVVPEFQMSQYVYDNLPLAQLKEHFEDIFSSAYSVSLFTDWKEAKFNQVWLKKKITDPFSYDEASEFYGATRANEHRHPVPGYTSENCSEQLGIPGPWHERLPHFRMNFTPSAGEELQSEYFVPREVAYHALCAIDEIRDYISPLLYVSEVRTIAKDNLWMSPCYDRESVAFHFTWKPNWGSVQEVLPMIEKQLAPFSARPHWAKLFTMPAVRLQSLYEKLPDFQRLLLRYDPEGKFRNAFLNEYIMRR, from the coding sequence ATGCAAAACGATCGAAACTGGGCAGGGAACTACAGGTATAGCGCTTCGGAACTTCATGTTCCGGAAAGTATAGAGCGAATAAAAGAATTAGTGGCCGGCAGCCGTCGAATAAAAGTGCTGGGGACGCGTCACTCGTTTAATGGAATCGCCGATTGTACCGATAGCCTTCTCTCTCTCCAGAAGTTCAATAGAGTAATAGAGTTAGATCGGAACAACAACACGGTAACGGTCGAAGCCGGAATCCGATATGGAGAGTTGAGCCAATACCTTCACGGTTACGGTTATGCGTTGCACAATTTGGCGTCTCTTCCGCATATTACGGTTGCGGGCGCATGCGCAACGGCTACGCATGGTTCAGGCGACCGGAACGGAAATTTGGCTACAGCGGTTCATTCCCTTCAGGTCGTCACGGCGAATGGGGAGACGGCGGAGTTCTCACGTGAACTACATAACGGGGACATAGCGGGAGCAATCGTCGGACTGGGAGGATTGGGCGTAGTTACGCAAATGACGCTCGAAGTGGTTCCGGAATTTCAGATGAGTCAGTACGTATATGACAACTTGCCTCTAGCTCAGCTTAAAGAACACTTCGAAGATATTTTCTCCAGTGCTTATAGCGTCAGTCTGTTCACGGATTGGAAGGAGGCAAAGTTTAATCAAGTCTGGCTAAAGAAAAAGATTACCGATCCATTCTCTTACGATGAGGCTTCTGAATTTTACGGCGCTACACGAGCAAACGAGCATAGGCACCCGGTGCCAGGGTACACGTCCGAAAATTGCAGCGAACAGTTGGGGATTCCGGGACCTTGGCACGAACGGCTTCCGCACTTTCGCATGAATTTCACCCCAAGCGCCGGAGAGGAATTGCAAAGCGAGTATTTCGTGCCGCGCGAAGTTGCCTATCACGCATTGTGCGCGATTGACGAGATACGAGATTACATATCGCCGCTTCTTTATGTTTCCGAGGTCCGCACAATAGCCAAAGACAATCTGTGGATGAGTCCATGTTACGACCGGGAGTCGGTTGCTTTTCATTTTACATGGAAGCCGAATTGGGGGTCGGTGCAGGAAGTGTTGCCGATGATCGAAAAACAGCTAGCCCCTTTTAGCGCTCGTCCGCACTGGGCCAAGCTGTTTACAATGCCTGCTGTCCGACTGCAATCGCTCTACGAGAAGCTGCCGGATTTTCAACGATTGCTTCTCCGCTATGATCCGGAAGGAAAGTTCCGCAACGCGTTTTTGAATGAATATATTATGCGGAGGTAA
- a CDS encoding transposase: protein MGEKRQRYSEEFKEQTVKYIQEQTKTLPQIGEDLNIPSGTLKQWMTKYRKFENEPLVDRATLHQKDKQLMEQERTIEDLKEEIAILKKAMHIFSKERN from the coding sequence ATGGGTGAGAAGAGACAGCGTTACAGTGAAGAGTTTAAAGAACAGACTGTTAAATACATTCAGGAACAGACAAAGACATTGCCCCAGATCGGAGAAGATTTAAACATCCCAAGTGGTACGTTAAAACAGTGGATGACCAAGTACCGCAAGTTTGAGAATGAACCGCTTGTAGATCGTGCGACCCTTCACCAGAAAGATAAGCAACTGATGGAGCAAGAACGCACGATTGAGGATCTCAAGGAAGAAATCGCTATCCTAAAAAAGGCCATGCACATCTTCAGCAAAGAAAGGAACTAA
- a CDS encoding GNAT family N-acetyltransferase → MEIRLLSAEDAEIYRELRLHSLKENPAAFLTSFEMEIAKPFEQIQRNLSPTDNRFTLGAFNVNELIGMVTFVRGSNPKTMHKGNVFAMYVSSIYRGNGIGKMLIDELIKRASQYDGLERINLTVISNNSAAKRLYEKVGFVGYGIERNALKSGVHYWDEELMVLQLR, encoded by the coding sequence TTGGAGATCCGACTATTAAGCGCAGAAGATGCGGAAATATATCGCGAGCTAAGACTACATTCCTTGAAAGAGAACCCCGCAGCTTTTTTGACTTCTTTCGAGATGGAGATAGCAAAGCCATTTGAACAAATACAGCGAAATCTTAGTCCAACAGATAATCGATTTACTTTAGGTGCTTTTAACGTTAATGAACTTATTGGTATGGTCACCTTTGTAAGGGGAAGCAACCCGAAAACCATGCACAAAGGAAATGTTTTTGCTATGTACGTTTCTTCTATTTATCGTGGAAATGGAATCGGCAAAATGTTAATAGATGAGCTAATTAAAAGGGCGAGTCAGTATGACGGGCTTGAGCGGATTAATTTAACGGTGATTTCAAATAATTCAGCGGCCAAGCGACTATATGAAAAAGTTGGTTTTGTAGGATATGGAATTGAACGGAACGCTCTGAAATCGGGGGTTCACTATTGGGATGAAGAGTTAATGGTGCTGCAATTACGCTAA
- a CDS encoding zinc-binding dehydrogenase: MQLAVVFPLEETAKAHEKSESRRARGKIIVRVL; this comes from the coding sequence ATGCAACTAGCAGTTGTGTTCCCCTTAGAGGAAACCGCCAAAGCACATGAAAAAAGCGAGAGCCGCCGAGCGCGCGGTAAAATCATCGTCCGCGTACTGTAG
- a CDS encoding Uma2 family endonuclease, protein MASKKTNKDRVKEQPVTYEIYAGIPDDGRRYEVLEGELELMSPGSSAVHQMVGMALSLIVQSCSSEYVILTAPLDVILSRTNVVQPDLVMIHRNRAQIVSIRGIEGVPDLVVEVLSPSSRKKDRLRKLKIYAEHGIPEYWIIDPATQTLEQLELIGNGRRYEIVNLYENDDVVASGKLPCVSFAVSELFKDEIVRRLLALN, encoded by the coding sequence ATGGCATCGAAAAAAACGAATAAAGATCGGGTCAAGGAACAGCCGGTGACCTATGAAATCTATGCGGGAATACCCGACGACGGGCGACGTTACGAGGTCCTCGAAGGCGAGTTGGAGTTGATGTCTCCTGGGTCGTCCGCCGTTCATCAGATGGTAGGCATGGCTCTGTCTCTTATCGTACAAAGTTGTAGTTCCGAGTACGTCATTCTTACAGCCCCATTGGACGTTATTTTAAGCCGGACGAACGTTGTGCAACCGGACTTGGTCATGATTCATCGGAACCGTGCGCAGATCGTGAGTATACGAGGTATCGAAGGCGTACCGGATCTCGTCGTCGAAGTATTGTCGCCGAGTTCCCGCAAGAAGGATCGTCTGCGGAAGCTGAAGATCTACGCTGAGCACGGTATACCGGAATATTGGATCATCGACCCGGCGACTCAGACGCTGGAGCAGCTTGAACTGATCGGAAACGGCCGGCGATACGAGATCGTAAATCTGTACGAGAACGATGACGTCGTTGCTTCGGGCAAGCTGCCTTGCGTCTCTTTCGCAGTTAGCGAGCTGTTTAAGGATGAGATCGTTAGAAGGTTGCTTGCGTTAAATTAA
- a CDS encoding metallophosphoesterase family protein, with protein MNKRNLTFRPDGTFTIVQFTDLHWKNGGPSDQRTQALMESVLAAEKPDLIVFTGDVIESLGCKDPLQSYRDALSVAEKSGIPWAAIFGNHDAEDNVTREQLMAVQLEHSGSVAEAGPSELDGVGNFVVRVSDSRGSTAAALYFLDSGGYSSLPFVKGYDWIRDSQVGWYREQSHALKEENGGDTVPSLMFFHIPLPEYREVWDRGICYGHRYEKVQCPRLNSGLFSAMVHSGGMMGTFCGHDHINDYSGEWHGIKLCYGRATGYSTYGRLFYQRGPELSDSGKIIRASRPGIGSPTGRNYGKQANIPLGGILGDKLIAGRIDTARHFIHTANIWILQREHLVKAGHETCCFDGGIFIF; from the coding sequence ATGAACAAGAGGAACCTGACTTTTCGTCCGGACGGGACGTTCACGATCGTACAATTCACCGACTTGCATTGGAAAAACGGCGGGCCGTCGGATCAACGCACCCAAGCGCTGATGGAGAGCGTATTGGCGGCGGAGAAACCGGATCTGATCGTATTTACGGGAGACGTGATCGAGAGCTTGGGCTGTAAGGATCCTTTGCAGTCTTATCGCGACGCGTTATCCGTTGCGGAGAAGAGCGGCATTCCGTGGGCGGCGATATTCGGCAATCATGACGCGGAGGATAACGTGACAAGGGAGCAGTTGATGGCCGTCCAGTTGGAGCATTCGGGGTCGGTGGCCGAGGCCGGCCCTTCCGAGTTGGACGGTGTCGGCAACTTCGTCGTCCGGGTGTCTGATTCTCGGGGCAGTACGGCAGCGGCTCTTTATTTTCTCGATAGCGGCGGGTATTCGAGTTTGCCGTTCGTGAAAGGGTATGACTGGATCCGCGATAGCCAAGTCGGATGGTACCGGGAGCAATCCCATGCGTTGAAAGAGGAGAATGGAGGGGATACGGTTCCTTCCTTGATGTTCTTCCACATTCCTTTACCGGAATATCGCGAAGTCTGGGATAGAGGAATTTGTTACGGTCATCGATACGAGAAAGTACAATGTCCCCGGCTCAATTCCGGATTGTTCTCTGCCATGGTTCACTCAGGGGGCATGATGGGCACCTTCTGCGGCCACGACCATATCAACGATTACTCCGGTGAATGGCATGGGATTAAGTTATGTTACGGAAGAGCTACCGGGTACAGCACTTATGGACGTTTGTTCTATCAGAGGGGGCCCGAGTTATCCGACTCCGGCAAAATCATCCGAGCTTCGAGACCTGGTATCGGCTCGCCAACGGGAAGAAATTACGGAAAGCAAGCAAACATTCCCCTAGGTGGTATTCTCGGGGATAAACTTATAGCAGGACGAATTGACACGGCTCGACATTTCATTCATACTGCAAATATATGGATATTACAGAGGGAGCACCTCGTTAAAGCCGGACACGAAACGTGTTGCTTTGACGGGGGCATTTTTATTTTCTAA
- a CDS encoding DUF1904 family protein → MPHLLIRGVSPEQIRSISKPLVAELASHCQCPPDHILLECLHTTACYDGEIVPSYPFVEINWFERGQSVRDQAAECIDRHVRSLGIAEVEVAFRTYEANSYYANGIKLSVNGELQALQAENQRLKDELNKARKALQSNQTNSNSYMSSKLYDALRE, encoded by the coding sequence ATGCCTCATTTGCTTATCAGGGGAGTATCCCCGGAACAAATTCGCTCGATCAGCAAACCATTAGTGGCGGAGCTGGCCAGTCATTGCCAATGCCCGCCGGATCATATTTTACTTGAATGCTTGCATACGACGGCTTGTTACGACGGGGAAATCGTTCCTTCCTATCCGTTCGTAGAGATAAACTGGTTCGAACGGGGACAGTCCGTTCGGGATCAAGCCGCGGAATGCATCGACAGGCACGTTCGTTCGCTCGGCATTGCCGAAGTCGAGGTCGCGTTCAGGACTTACGAAGCGAATAGTTATTATGCCAATGGGATCAAGCTATCCGTTAATGGAGAACTGCAAGCTCTCCAAGCGGAAAATCAGCGGTTGAAGGATGAGCTTAACAAAGCTAGAAAAGCGTTGCAATCGAATCAGACAAACTCGAATTCGTACATGTCGAGCAAGTTATACGATGCTTTGAGAGAATAG
- a CDS encoding D-arabinono-1,4-lactone oxidase, which translates to MRKSGRKWSNWSGLVKATPQTVVYPSHVEEVVDVVKLCRKDGRTLRVVGSGHSFTPLAASDDVLLSLDRMQGLLKVDMEARTAIAWAGTKLKTLGELLHTEGLAQENLGDIDVQSIAGAISTGTHGTGLQFGNISTQVVGLTVVTGTGEVMDCNEQSHPELFKAMQISLGALGIIVKVTLRLRPSYRLSYESARVPLSDCLDRLPVLASEHRNFEFYWFPYAEPCQLKMMNETEKPATPSRFSSYVSDVIMENAVFGALSKVCKYIPPLSASVSRLCASAVPTNGKIEQSHKIYATKRLVRFNEMEYNLPVEAMETVIREMRETMAREKYRVFFPIECRFAREDDIWLSPAYGRNSAYIAVHMYRGMPHEKYFADMERIFLRHGGRPHWGKMHSLNADRLSALYPKWDKFLAFRALMDPDGIFLSPYLRRIFALN; encoded by the coding sequence ATGAGGAAGAGCGGACGAAAGTGGAGCAACTGGTCGGGGCTCGTGAAAGCGACGCCGCAAACGGTCGTCTATCCAAGCCATGTCGAAGAAGTCGTCGACGTCGTTAAGCTATGCCGAAAGGACGGAAGAACTCTCCGCGTCGTCGGTTCGGGGCATTCTTTTACCCCGTTGGCGGCCTCCGATGACGTATTGCTATCGCTCGATCGGATGCAAGGCTTGTTAAAAGTGGATATGGAAGCGCGTACAGCGATCGCGTGGGCGGGGACGAAGCTGAAGACGCTAGGGGAGTTATTGCATACCGAAGGTCTAGCGCAGGAGAATTTGGGAGATATTGATGTACAGTCGATTGCAGGCGCGATCAGCACGGGAACGCACGGCACGGGTTTGCAATTCGGCAATATTTCCACGCAGGTCGTCGGCCTGACTGTCGTGACCGGAACCGGGGAAGTCATGGATTGCAACGAGCAATCGCATCCCGAGCTATTCAAGGCGATGCAGATTTCACTCGGCGCTTTGGGTATTATCGTGAAGGTTACGCTACGTCTGCGACCGTCCTATAGACTGAGCTACGAGAGTGCCAGAGTCCCGCTGAGCGATTGCTTGGACCGTCTTCCCGTCCTAGCGAGCGAGCATCGCAATTTCGAGTTTTACTGGTTTCCATACGCGGAGCCGTGTCAGCTGAAAATGATGAACGAGACCGAGAAACCCGCGACGCCGAGCAGATTCAGCAGTTACGTCAGCGACGTGATTATGGAGAATGCCGTATTCGGAGCGTTGTCTAAGGTATGCAAATATATTCCTCCGCTTAGCGCGTCGGTTAGCAGATTATGCGCGTCGGCCGTCCCGACGAACGGCAAGATCGAGCAAAGCCATAAGATTTACGCCACGAAGCGGCTTGTTCGCTTTAACGAAATGGAGTACAATCTACCGGTCGAGGCGATGGAGACTGTCATTCGCGAGATGCGAGAGACGATGGCGCGCGAGAAATACCGCGTGTTCTTCCCGATCGAATGCCGCTTCGCCCGGGAGGACGACATTTGGCTAAGCCCGGCGTATGGACGGAATTCTGCTTATATCGCCGTCCACATGTACCGCGGCATGCCGCACGAGAAATATTTTGCAGATATGGAACGGATATTCCTTCGCCATGGCGGACGCCCGCATTGGGGCAAGATGCATTCATTGAACGCGGATCGGCTAAGCGCGTTGTATCCGAAGTGGGACAAATTTCTCGCGTTTCGGGCTTTGATGGATCCCGATGGTATCTTTCTTTCTCCTTATCTGAGAAGGATTTTCGCATTAAATTGA
- a CDS encoding amino acid deaminase/aldolase yields MPFAYLDRELLDRNIQDIARAAGSKKIRVASKSIRSVEVLRHIFSSGDTFQGIMCYTAAEAAFLAKQGFRDLLLGYPTWEPEGIRRLIELIGEGHEITFMTDCVEHVDRIATIGQELGVRVPLCLDIDMSSNFPGLRFGVWRSPLSEWDNVKPIVERMMESPWVRLDGVMGYEAQIAGVGDRVPGAALKNAVIRQLKRRSIREIAKRRTEIVHRIQALGVELRIVNAGGTGSLSSSREEAHVTELTVGSGFYSPTLFDHYRDFRYRPAAGFAVEIVRKPRNDIVTCLGGGYIASGAPGITKLPQPYLPQGLELIPLEGAGEVQTPLRYRGRIPNSLSLGDPVFFRHAKAGELCERFDSLYVISDGVIVGEYSTYRGMGENFL; encoded by the coding sequence ATGCCGTTCGCTTATTTGGATAGGGAATTGCTCGATCGGAACATACAGGACATCGCCCGCGCGGCGGGAAGCAAAAAGATTCGCGTAGCCAGCAAGTCGATCCGTTCGGTAGAGGTGCTCCGGCATATTTTCTCGTCGGGGGATACGTTTCAAGGAATTATGTGCTATACGGCTGCGGAAGCCGCTTTTCTGGCGAAACAGGGATTCCGGGACCTGTTGCTCGGATATCCGACCTGGGAGCCGGAAGGGATACGTCGATTAATCGAGCTCATCGGCGAAGGTCACGAGATTACTTTCATGACGGATTGCGTCGAGCACGTCGATCGGATCGCAACGATTGGGCAAGAGCTTGGCGTACGCGTGCCGTTGTGCCTCGACATCGACATGTCGTCGAATTTCCCGGGCTTACGATTCGGCGTGTGGCGCTCGCCCCTGAGCGAATGGGATAACGTCAAACCGATCGTAGAGCGAATGATGGAAAGTCCTTGGGTACGCCTCGACGGAGTAATGGGATACGAAGCCCAGATCGCCGGAGTCGGGGATCGGGTTCCGGGAGCCGCGTTGAAGAACGCCGTGATCCGCCAATTAAAACGCAGGTCGATCCGCGAGATCGCGAAACGGAGAACGGAGATCGTTCATCGCATTCAAGCACTCGGAGTCGAATTGCGCATCGTTAACGCGGGAGGCACCGGAAGCTTGTCGAGCTCGCGGGAAGAGGCCCACGTGACCGAATTGACGGTCGGTTCGGGGTTCTACAGCCCGACGTTGTTCGATCACTATCGAGACTTCCGATACCGGCCTGCGGCAGGCTTCGCAGTCGAGATCGTCAGGAAGCCGCGCAACGATATCGTGACGTGCTTGGGCGGGGGGTACATCGCTTCGGGAGCGCCGGGTATCACGAAGCTTCCGCAACCTTACTTGCCGCAAGGCTTGGAATTGATTCCGCTCGAAGGAGCGGGGGAAGTTCAGACGCCTCTGCGGTATCGGGGACGGATTCCCAATTCGCTTAGCTTGGGCGATCCGGTATTTTTCCGTCATGCGAAAGCGGGCGAGCTGTGCGAGAGGTTCGACTCCTTGTACGTGATCTCGGATGGCGTTATCGTTGGGGAATACTCGACCTACAGAGGCATGGGGGAGAACTTCTTATGA